In the Lates calcarifer isolate ASB-BC8 linkage group LG16_LG22, TLL_Latcal_v3, whole genome shotgun sequence genome, CAGAAGTGTTAActattacattttcacagtttcagtGTGCTTCCCATGTCTTTACACGCCTGTCTTCTCCAAAGCTAAAAAAACAAGCACGCTAGCTACTGACAAAGAGTAACTCGCTTGAGTTCTGTACGTGTTTTCTGCTTGCTCTttttgtgacacacacacacacacacacacacacacagctgcctctTACCATTGTTAATACTAATATTTTGGATGGGAAATACTATATATCTAAGTATCTAAGTcaatacatatacagtactactgtactgtatgtatatgcaTTCTATTAAATATTGTACATATCTCTACTGAGTTGATGGTATGTGTGTTCACGTTCCTGCATATGCTTGGTTTACATACCaatgtttgattttttcccATTAGAATGTGATGTATGATTCCACTAAAaccaaactgtatttatttgttggTAAGTCGCTGGATAAGCAACTCTCTGTCCCTCATTCATTATCCCTTACAAACCTCCCTGCATCAATCAcattagcctttttttttttacacttgttGACTGAATGAAATACACTGCAGATCAAAGCCTTAATTAAGCCAAATGGTCTTAATGCTCTGTTATTTACACTTCTAGAATTGGACTCCAGCCACGAGGATACAGAAAGACGGGAGCTGGGCTCACTGGTCTATTCAGCACTTCTCACAGTATGATTCAGTTCTACCCTTCGTAAACAGCACCTTTTATCTAACAGGCGTGCAGAACACTGGGTTGTATTGTGTTGCTGACACTGTGagtctttcctctgtctttgtctaaGTGTATTTAGCATTACAAGAGTGACTGCAGCTATTAGCGCTACTTCTGAGAATAATTTTTTATCAGTTATACTTAAGAAAACCACATACCCTTGGTGAGGAGAGAACAGTGGTTATACTTTTATACACTAGGGTCTGACAGCCCTCACAATACGCTCAGCTAATTGAACATCACAGCTGCTCAGAAAGgaatatttaaaatatcaagaaGCTCTGAGGAAACCTCTGTGATAAAAACCTGTTTTATGTACTGCTAAATAGCTTACTACTATGTTTACACTTTGTTTTAGTCTATTTTGcaccattttgttttgtttgcttttactTCCCTGCAGCATTAACTGTTTACCCTTTAGTGTCAAATAAGGATTATATTctgtgacaaaaatgtaattgcaAGTAAATCAGGTACTctagtgtctgtgtgtccaaaTATATAAACTTCCCTCAGTATCCAGACAGCTGATGACACTCACCTTAGACAGGTGCTGTCAGTGAGAGGTTTCTGAATGACAAACAGGCTCTCCGCTCTCAGAGATTCTGTCATTGCTTCAGCCGCAGTCAACTGCTGATCCAGGTCTGTAGTCAGGAGTAATAAATCATACACAAAATGACTTCACTCAAACAAGACAGACACATGCTGTAGGTGCATTGTTCAGGTGACAGTTCCTGAGGAGGCTGAGACAATGAGACAAAGTTTAGATTATACAGTATCTCCACCACCATAACCTTGCAATATTCTTGTTGTAACACACATGACCTCTCCCCACAGTTGTGCTCTCACTGACAGAATAAAGCTGCATTCAGTCCAAATTTAGCactgtgtcaaaaaaaagtaaaacactACAGTGCACTGTTTTGATCTCTGATAAGTATTTAAATTCATGAATCTAATACTCAGACTGGACTTCCTGAATAATATTTCATCTTCAAACCAACTTCTATGcagttttttgcatttttttcaacATAGCACAATTTTTGTTCTAAACACacctgtttgtatttgtactgGGTAGCAAGAATACCAAGAATGCATGCTGTACATGTGTGTACGTTATGTGCCtttaacacagatttaaaaaaaaaaaaaaaacctttttctcAACGTCAGTGATCTCCTTTCCAACATAACCATGAAGCCAGAGACTGACATACTTTATGATCAACATCTGGGCTCAAGATTCTACTGCTTTGGCAGTGTGGGTGAATTTTCAAATTTTAGCTGGCTTGGCAGcagttactgtacatttttagatgactctttttttttcccctctaacTCTGATTTCCCTGATTTCAAAGACATCAATGTTAATAACAAGCTGGAAAAGTGATGGTTTGCTGTAGGTTGTGTGAGTGTATCTGAAATAACGAAGGGGCTTTGAAATGTGTCGAGTGTTGCAGAGAAAGGGTTTTGCATGTGCCCTGTAAGAACCACATTATCTGACATAGGATAAACTTTAGGTATTCACCTTTTAGGTTGTTATCCAGGCCCTGTAGTTCAAGCTGGAGagctctcctcttctcctccatgGAGCTCATGTGAGTGTTCCTGCAGCTCATCAGCTCCATCTCtgattacagagagagaggagagatttaTATTGAATCTATACTACTCAGTGAAAGAAAACTTGTCTTTTGCAAAGGTGCTATGTgggcatttttaaaattcactttAACTGTACACACAATCAGATAATAGTGTTCCCCTGAGCCCAGATATAATGAATAATGTGAAGATGTCGGTTGTCATTGGCGAGGGGAGCTACACCCTCAATCTTGTGGAACtaatgaaaaagaataaattgtcATTTCATGTTACATGTTGCTAGGCCTCAAAAATACAATATACTGTCTTTTAATGAACCACTGTCACTGAAATTTCTCATCAAGTCATCATTACATAATATTTGTTGGTTAAACTTAATGATTAAATCAAATACATAAACTGCAACTACGTATGCACCATTGTCTTAAACCTGTCTTCAAACTCCAAGAAAAAATGCATTACATCCAACTAAACTTTACTTTGGTGAGACACGTGTTGTACTTTTCTGACTAATTATTTTACAACACGCAAAAATAGTAGTATGTTCACCACTAGAGTCTCATGGCTAGGTGTGCTAGGTTGTGAGCTGCTCAGAATTTAGGTATCATAACAAAATGAGGGTCTTAACAGTCTTaactcttccttcctttcctttctgtttATATATTTCTGTACACATTTCTTTggagaaatgtttctttttcttctttctttcttgtacCAGGTACAGTGCTGTGAAAACATTTGAGCATATACACTTACATACAATCTTCAACCCGAAACCGTATGTTCAGTTCAATACATACATACTTAAGATTAACTTACttaagtgtatttttattatttgttttagcCTCCTTAGAGTCCAGATGGACAGATTTTCATACATGGAagaattttgttgttttgagtattttttctaaaatgataaaatgaatgatCTTTCGAATCCTGCCAGCTTCTTTTATTTTGCGATCCATACAACATGCTTTAATTACTTAAACAGTACAACTATGCATTTTTATTCTATTCGGTAATTAATCTATTTATTGAGTTCTGATATCAGTGACTACTATCACTGTCAGtgatacactgtaaaacatgtcAAGGATCATGACCATTCATCCACTTATTAATCTACGTATACTCTATATACCaagaatgaaataataattttgacATGTGCAGCCAGGGCCACATCTGCATTATATAACTTTGTGTCTCCTGTGACAACAGTAcaataaacagtgttttatgaCCTTTGTATAATGATTCCACCTCCCTCTCCAGGTCCAggatctcagtgtgtgtttggctcTCGAACACTGTTTCTCTGTTCCCTCGAAGACTGAAGTCACTGTTGAACCTTGAGATCTCTTGAAGGaagctttcctcttcttctttagACTCCTTCTTTATCTTGGCCTGGTATGAAAAGAAGGATCATGGGAATTGCTTTCAACAATAATATAAATACAGCCATTTGTGATGCTACCTCTTCTGCTACTGCCGCTATTAGTGATGCATATTAAGGATacaattttaatcaaatttcCATCTCTAAGTGAACGGACTGCAGTATTTCACTTGTGTGCAGTGTTTCACATTTCAATGGGTTCGTGTCTTTTCCCACCCCAAAGTGCTCACTGTGAGTGGGGGAATAACCTGGGCTTGTGTGGGCATATAATGTACTCAATGAGTGTATCCCTCAGGAATAAAGCTTTTTGTTGCAGGTTTGGTTCAACAGTGGTATGTATCCGGGATTAAGTAAAAAAGTATCCCATAACAAGAATGACAGCTCCTTAATCAAACTATGTTACAAAAAATGTGGAGGATAGCTCAACTTCTGTGTGTCAAGTGAGTCATTTAACAAATTtccttttctctatttttatttatttattttttttttatcaccttAAATGTAATCGATGCGATCTTGGACTGTTTGtcagaacagaacaaacaaattGAGGATGTCCCCACAAAGTCTACAATATTGTGATTTTACAGACTGATAAATCAAGTCatcaaaaaaccaaacaaacaaacaaatgaaaaaaacaacaacacagatttATTGACTTATAGTAATTGTTACTCGCCAGCTACATATTTGTCCATATTATTTGTATTCGATGGACATTAGATCAGAATTATTTTAAAGGCTTTATAAGACAGTCAATATGGTACCACTGGAGTTTGAGATTATAAATGCTGACCAGGTATCCATATTACACATAACCAATATTATATGAGATGTAAATATTGATTCAGGCTTCAACCCACTAGACGGTCCCTGAGATGGCTCTTCTGGCAGAGCAGCTCCTCAATTTGCTTTACCATCTGGTCTTCACATTTCTTCATCAGATCATGGCTGCAGCCTCGTCACAGACAACTGCTGAGCCTGGAGCAGAAATAGACAGATGTACAGAGAGGGAGATACGTTACTGATGCTATTCATGTCAGAGATATGCACCTGATCACAGAGGTGAAGAagtgagatgagatgaaaatgCTAGGGTTGGGTAGCTGGCACAATACTTATATATCATAGACCATATATGTCAGTGATCCATACTGGGAAATGGtgaacaaaaatgtttctttgactACTTTCAAAAACATAGGTTTCTTTTTCAGCTTGGCTATATATATCATTCACTCAAACTTTTATTGTTTAGATCTTGTTGTCTCTTCATTGTATGTGATTATACAGTACAcaccaaaagaaagaaaattgcCAAATTATAGAGGAAGGTAAGTTTGTGGAGGATGCTTTTTAAAGCTGCCTTGGGCAGTTTTGAGTCTATTACTCGGGCTGTCAAAGAGGAAGTGAGTTTATTGTTTCTTATACAGTAGTGGAGGGgccctgtgtgttttctgtgaggAACAATCAGGTTCCAAGGTTTTCTAAACACTGTAATTATCTTAAGACAGCTCTCATAAACTGCAAGATGTTACATCATGTGAGCTGTAATCACTAATGTGCGGTAAACACACCCTGTATATCTGTATGATGTAAACAGTTTCAATATTCCATTCTAAGCAGTCAGAAAAGGTATGCCTGCTGTGTGTTCACAAATAGATAatcctcacacagacacagtgttgtAATCAGCAACTTCTCTAATTAGACCTACTAATTTGCTTTTTTGATCAGATGTCCACTTTTACAAGTACAGGAACAAGTTAGCAATATTTCTGAAAGGTCAACGAGCCTGCCTTTGACACCATATCTTACACATGCTAAAAGGTTTCACTAATGCTATCCGGTGGAAATTAGAGATTGATTTTACAGTGGCACTGCCAATCGATCCTATGCGCTGTTGATGAAACAAATGGGAAAGATTAAGTGCTTCAAATCATAAAGGAGATCAGCTCATCAATATGCCAATATACACTTCTTTACCCCATgagtatgaatgaatgaatactgTATGCCCTAATACTGTAGGTAAAGCAATTACATCTTTGTATTTTACGACAAAGTAAACTTTATACAAATATGTTGACCAATTCTTCATGTCACTGATCCTCATACAAGAACCCCAGCACTTATCTAAAGGTACAGTTCAAAGTCAGGCTAAATGATATGCCGCAATGCAAATGAGTACCATGCTGTGCAAATATCAAGCTGTGCTAAATCAGCAGTACCATCAAACAGGCAACAGCAACAGTCACCACTTATCTACACTTGCTTACTTTGAAATGTATGGAAATTGGAGAAAATAAACTAAAGCCCCCCTTAAATTGATTTTAAGGCAACATTTTGTATCAGAAAATCAACAAGAATGAAACTAAGTTCAAATGCTGCCTACCAAAATAATCAATACTTCAGAAAGTATGTATGTagcacactttaaaaaaaaaaaaactatcatgGTTGCTCCTCTAGTCATATAATGTAATTATAATTCACACATCACCAACCAATAAAGGAgaaaaaccaaactgtaaagtaGTCTGACCTTTTTATCAAGTTCCTCATTGGTCCTCTCATATTTTTCGGttgcactcttgattttttcATTGCATTTAATGATGGCTACTTTCACTGAAACAGAGATAATTGATAAATCAACAACCTGCAAAAGAACACTGCAATATACTGAGCAACCTGTCACAAATATTTATAATGTCACCTCTTGTAAGCTTAGACTaattagaaacagaaaaaatacactTCAGATGATGTAAACTGAATTATGGATGGATAAAGATGGATATGGTCTTTcaatgttagctaatgttagaattcattttgtttgctgAAATGTTAGTgggcaataaaataaaataaaaataaaaatcataccTTCTTTgattttttgtgtctgttcagtAAACTGTTGTTCAGTTAGAAGGATTTGTTCAAAGAGTGTGTCTAAACTCATTTTGAGTCTGTAGGTTTAATAAGTAACCTAGAATCCAAGGAACAGATCCCACTGTGGATAACATTTACTAACTAGCTAGTTATCCCCTGAGCTAACTTGGTTGCTCAGTAAGCTAGCTACGCCCGTGACGCATGTTTCCAAAATGGCTGTCCTGCCCCACCCTACCAAGCGTCTGACACCGGTTGGTTTTTTAACACTTCAATTCAGACAAAAATACTGATAGTAGATTTACATGTATGTTGTTCGGTATTGTTGCTAGCTTGAGAGAGCCGAACTCACAGTCTATGGTCGGAATATTAATGGGCACGGTTTTGTAAAACAGTTATAAACAAACTGCCTAAAACTGTAGTCAAAttagctagcgttagctaaAACCAGGTACCGGATGTAGCTAGCGATGCATATTTATTTGGGGATCACACTAGTTAGCTAGTGTTACCGCCAGCTTTACTGGATGCACACTGTAAATTGTGATAAATCTGTAATCAAATTAGAGTATGCCTCTTTGGAGTCACCATCCCTGTCCTGCATCTGACGTTGATAACTTACAGCACGGTTAGCCAACTACTGTAGCGTTCAGTACGCTTTCATTAATCAGTCCCCACTCATGGTGTTGGAACTTTTATCAAGTGCTGTATCGGCACATTCAGCCTTTTCAGCTGTAATCCACTGAGACACGCTGCGTACATTTGTCACACAATTCCTGACTTTGACCAATTTTCTCGTTTCACCGCTGGGACAGAGAAAAGCCTCTGATCCGGTGCCATGAAACACATTACAGCGTGAAACGTTAAATGACCTGAGGACTACATCATTCTGACattcattttgaaaattaatATCACATATTGATCGTGGCTTTTCATAAATCACCAGACTGAGCCTTCCCCTGACTGGCAAGGTTCCCTTTGGAGACTTTAGAACAGCAAAGTCATCAAATTGTAAGCAGACAATTAGCCCAGATAGTAGCCTGAGCTTGTCGTTCATTTGTAcccattttgtgtctctttcccAGTCATGTTCTCAGTAAAATAGCTGTGGATATTGGCCAGTGGCATTTCTATTTAGCAAAATTGAAAGTCATTTTGAAAAGTGACTGTACCTTGCAGGATTGATTCATTGTACCCACCTAATCACGGCTTCCTTTTTAATAAGGGATTATTCACTGACGTTCAAATAAGCTATTTCATCCCATCTCTGAGTGAACctgctctctccctttctctgcaTGTATAAGGCTTGATTTACTGTGGTGGACGACAGCATCCTTGATTGATTCAGCCCAGTCTTTAATGCAGAGAGGCTCATTGACATAGTCTGGTCCTATGTATTTAGCCAAGTGGATTAGCCTCTGAATAGACCATATAGGCAATCAATGAGCAATAGGAAGAGTTACAAGTTGCATGATGCATCATCCCTGTTATTATAATTatgctctgtttgtttgatttccaGTCATTTCACAATCTATTGATCAAGGAAAGATGTTCAAAATATGATGCTCACATGTATGTCTAATCCTAACATAACACATCCTCTGTGAAATAGTATTATTGAAATATAAATGGTATTAACATTGACCTTTACTTTAAAACCACCAACAGATGGCGACAGTCACACAGTGTCCACCTTCCTCTGCGAGGACGGAAGGCAGGTTTCCCTCAGTGCAGCGCTATCAGGCTGCTTCAGTTGACAAGTATCATATCAACATATTCTGTTGAGACTGTACTTCATGCTACAACCCCTGAAGAGTTTCAACATCACATACCTAACAGCCAACTATCTACACAGTTGGCAGCTGCC is a window encoding:
- the ccdc172 gene encoding LOW QUALITY PROTEIN: coiled-coil domain-containing protein 172 (The sequence of the model RefSeq protein was modified relative to this genomic sequence to represent the inferred CDS: deleted 1 base in 1 codon), whose amino-acid sequence is MSLDTLFEQILLTEQQFTEQTQKIKEVKVAIIKCNEKIKSATEKYERTNEELDKKAQQLSVTRLQHDLMKKCEDQMVKQIEELLCQKSHLRDRLAKIKKESKEEEESFLQEISRFNSDFSLRGNRETVFESQTHTEILDLEREVESLYKEMELMSCRNTHMSSMEEKRRALQLELQGLDNNLKDLDQQLTAAEAMTESLRAESLFVIQKPLTDSTCLRLRKELEMHKKGELELQREVLSSEIQFLQSKLDSSQGSEQH